Proteins from one Peromyscus eremicus chromosome 8a, PerEre_H2_v1, whole genome shotgun sequence genomic window:
- the Jpt2 gene encoding jupiter microtubule associated homolog 2 isoform X1: protein MFQGADGQTGGSGSRSVKPPGGESSNLFGSPEEGIPSSKPNRMASNIFGPTEEPKNIPKRTNPPGGKGSGIFDESSPVQTRQRLNPPGGKTSDIFGSPVTATAPLAHPNKPKDHVLLCEGEDSKSDLKAATNSTPRGEQSEKGSSKEADHVKKAEPTPTVDSHEPRLGPRPRSHNKVLNPPGGKSSISFY, encoded by the exons ATGTTCCAGGGCGCGGACGGACAGACTGGCGGGTCGGGCTCCAG ATCTGTGAAGCCCCCGGGAGGAGAATCAAGCAATCTTTTTGGaagtccagaagaaggtattCCTTCCAGCAAGCCTAATAGGATGGCATCTAATATTTTTGGACCAACTGAAGAACCTAAAAACATACCCAAGAGGACAAATCCTCCAG GGGGCAAAGGAAGTGGTATCTTTGATGAATCATCTCCTGTGCAGACCCGACAACGTCTAAACCCCCCTGGTGGGAAGACTAGTGACATATTTGGGTCCCCAGTCACTGCCACTGCACCCCTGGCACACCCAAACAAGCCCAAG GATCACGTTTTGCTATGTGAAGGTGAAGACTCTAAATCTGACCTGAAAG CTGCAACAAACTCCACacccagaggagagcagagcgAGAAGGGAAGCTCAAAAGAAGCAGACCATGTCAAGAAAGCAGAGCCTACACCTACGGTTGACAGTCATGAGCCCAGACTGGGACCGCGACCTCGTTCCCACAACAAGGTCCTGAACCCACCAGGAGGCAAATCCAGCATCTCCTTCTATTGA
- the Jpt2 gene encoding jupiter microtubule associated homolog 2 isoform X2 → MKQTHLRSVKPPGGESSNLFGSPEEGIPSSKPNRMASNIFGPTEEPKNIPKRTNPPGGKGSGIFDESSPVQTRQRLNPPGGKTSDIFGSPVTATAPLAHPNKPKDHVLLCEGEDSKSDLKAATNSTPRGEQSEKGSSKEADHVKKAEPTPTVDSHEPRLGPRPRSHNKVLNPPGGKSSISFY, encoded by the exons ATGAAACAAACACATCTTAG ATCTGTGAAGCCCCCGGGAGGAGAATCAAGCAATCTTTTTGGaagtccagaagaaggtattCCTTCCAGCAAGCCTAATAGGATGGCATCTAATATTTTTGGACCAACTGAAGAACCTAAAAACATACCCAAGAGGACAAATCCTCCAG GGGGCAAAGGAAGTGGTATCTTTGATGAATCATCTCCTGTGCAGACCCGACAACGTCTAAACCCCCCTGGTGGGAAGACTAGTGACATATTTGGGTCCCCAGTCACTGCCACTGCACCCCTGGCACACCCAAACAAGCCCAAG GATCACGTTTTGCTATGTGAAGGTGAAGACTCTAAATCTGACCTGAAAG CTGCAACAAACTCCACacccagaggagagcagagcgAGAAGGGAAGCTCAAAAGAAGCAGACCATGTCAAGAAAGCAGAGCCTACACCTACGGTTGACAGTCATGAGCCCAGACTGGGACCGCGACCTCGTTCCCACAACAAGGTCCTGAACCCACCAGGAGGCAAATCCAGCATCTCCTTCTATTGA